taaCGCGATGCAATAaggaaaagtgaaaattaaaatttccgaacttatatgtatatagttgtgTTATAATAaaaggttttttaaaaattttatgttacaacatttatacaatttttaggcGTTCTACCGTACCaccaattcaaaatttttagagtGGTAAATCTCTATATACAATAGAATTTACGAATATACTTAAGTATACTGTTGAATCAGcttcattttatactcttacttAAACGAAGTGAATTGTGAAATACTTTGACCGTCCCGTTTCTTGTTTAAGCAATCGAAGCTTTGCGAAAACGTTTTATTTAAGTTGTTTTTCTTACTTAAAACCGATTCCTCTTgtttttacaaacttcgtgcatTCGTACTAAAGTTTTAAGTGtaagtgaaaatattataatgtgACGAAGAGCAGCCAAATATCCAACATCGGTATATGGGTCTATTGCAAAGAAAAACAAgagtaaaactaaaatatttcataatatattATGTCTTCCATTTTGGCATTCAAATATTAAAtgatgtttttctgtttttaacaTCCACTTAGGTAACTcatcaaatattaataatactgaggttgcaaaaattaacaataacggTGAATCAGGCATTAAAGTCAACAAATCCGACAGTGTTAGTATTAAAGAATTACCATTCGACCGCCAAGTTATTTCCACCAAATTAGCTGCCGCTTTAGTCTTTCAAGGACGCGAAGATGTATCCACCGAGGATATGGATAAGttgattttcatttttcttttattcgtAAAATTATCGAAAGAAAAACGAGAATTGGATGGTAAAGCTTTACAACTTGGAGCTTTGCTAGCTCAATTGGGTATTTATGTACCATCGTCGTCAAAGGCCGCCTCTGCTGCATTGGCTGCTTTACCAGCTATTGTAGACGAGTTGATGGAAAATGAAATGAGTACCGGGAGTGTTCGTGGCCACATCAATGAAAATGACGCTTCAAATGAGCCAGTTGATAAAGATGCAAAGAATGATGGTGGTAACATGTTGGAATCATTAACGGACTCTGACCTACAAACACTATTGCAAAACTTTAAGCACTTGTCGAGTGAGGAGCAACATCATTTGATAGCACATCTAAAGAAATTGGAAACAGCTGATCCATTACGTGTTGAGAAACTAAGAAAATTTGTTAACTTGGCTGACTTAACTGAAGCTGCTTATTCATCACCCTCAGCTAGTACAAGTAAGTCCAATCCCCGAGAAAGGTCGCGCACTCGTGATAGTCGTTTTGATGATTCGCCGGTTACAAGTAATAGCAAAGGTCGTGGTCGCATTTCCGATGATGACGATGACGATCGACGTCGCGGTGCTAGTGTTTCTAATCCAAATAGATTTAGTCTAGATGATGAAGACGAGGATGATGATTATAATGTAGATGATGTGTTTAAGGCGGCATTCCGAAAAGTAAGTGATAATTCACGTCAATCTAAAGCAGAATCTATGTTAAGCATCGAGCCTAGTGCATCTCGTTCTCAAATGAAGCCGACACCTGTGCAAGCTCCAGCGCCTATTATTCCGGTATCGTCATCACCGAATGCATTGACGTTTAATCGTGCTGGTCTTAATATATCACTGAGCGatacacaaaatttaattgccAATTTGATGGGCTCATTGCAACAGAGTaattcaaatcagaaaaataataataaaatgacaCACACAAATGATGGCAAAGGACAACAAATACCCACTAGGTCAAATGTACCAGCTCCCCCCAAAGTTCCGAAAAACCAAGCAATGCAACAGCAGCCACACCCATCAGTGCAGTCAACTACTACTATGCCCTACTATCAACAAGGTCAGCCGTCACAGCCGCAACCATATCCTGGCGGTAGTGGTTACCAAGAGATAGGTGGAATAAATAATCAATCATATTATAATTCGATGGGTTATAATAACAACGGCGGACCTGGTTACCCGGGCTATCAACAATGGGGTATGGGCGATGGTCAACAATTcggtatgcaaaatttcatggGGCAACAACCACAAGGACCACAGCAAAATATGGGTTACAATAATATGTATGGTCAAGGTCCACATTAAATTTCGCAAGCATTTAAAATTCGAATAAGAATAAAAACTTTTACGTCTCTCTCGGTATGTATTTGTGAGAATACCAaacattttccaaaataaatgAACGAGCTTTGTTATTTCAggatagcttaaaaacttggaaaataaaaactttatgtCCAATACGTATCGtaacattttacaaataaaacaacattGTACAAGTACGAGTTTTATCAAATGTATGTACCATCTATACTTTATGTGTATTGAGATGTGAAATTTTACCTATGGTGGAAGGGGTTAAGGCTTTTGAATACTTATTATCTTACTTATCAGGATTTCGTTAAATGATTAAATTAGAAAACACTAGttgtaaattttgaatttttgaccaGAAGAGTTTATGCTTATGCTCGCAATATTAATGTACGTgcctataatttttttaatttgatataaaaatatggaCCGCATTGCAGCCTAATTCTCGTTTATATTATTCTTTACGAAAAACTCCATTGTCTGAATATTTTATGAGAAACACTGTTTTTAAATCTAATTGCTGGTAGAGCCAGCTTCGGggtgaaatatattaataaatacagaCTTACTTTGGTGTTGACAAATATGGATACGTAGGGTAAGTATTAAATAAgttcttataaatattatataaacctcaaaattaaaaccaaattgAAGTTGTGACATCGTAAAATGTTTGTCATATTTCTTTGATAAAATCTGCTGAGACTCGATTCTGATgcgaataattttaaatattatctgAAGTGACAATTTTAATATCTtggcaatttttgtttttaacatatataaaagttGTGAATCGATTTCAACATAGCCTCAAAATTGAACGTGAGGTAtcctaataaattttgtttttacttaccACTTTCAGCTTCTATTACAATTTTGAATGTTTAGCCAGGCATTATTTTAAgcacatatttgtttataagtggatcacaataataataaatacagatATAAAGTAGAATATTTATCATttgtacttttaattttatattaagtacGAATATTGACAATGCAATGCCGTAACAACAAAAGAACTACACAGAAACGTAAAATAGCTTATGCACCTTCACCTGCTGTTGAAGAAGTTGAAAATGTAGAGTATTTGGATGATTGTGTTACAAACGACATCGAAGAAGTTAATGCAAATGCACACAGCAATCTTCCACAGGGACTGGTTAAAACGGAACCTACGTTTGAGGATACATTTTATCCAAATGCTGTGTACTGCCTTATAGCACTTTACCGTGATAAATATGAAAGGAATATGAATGATACTAAAGAATTTCCAAGTATATATGAAAACGTTTGGGAAGAGATTTCTAAAGATATGCGCGAGAGCTATTTTGAGTTTGATGCTCAACAAGTGCGCCAGAAGTTTACACAGCTTCGTCAACAATATTTTAGTGTTTCCTCCAAAAAGGAAGCAGAAGAATTTGTTTACTTTCAACCACTACACGAAATTTATaatgataaaataattttaactacaGTAAATAATGAAAAGCTACCAACACACTCATCacgtaaaaataaacaaatacgaATATATCGAGATGATGTACTGTTCAACTCCCGTATTGAAACTGAGACTTGTGCTATTGAAGAAAGCCCACAACGCACAGAGGAAATTCCAGTGAATGGTCCCAACAGACAAGTAGATTGTAAGGTAGCTTCAGTAGTTACAAAGAATAAGCGTGAACGAAGCGAATTTAAAGAAATTCCGGTTATAAATTTGGATTATTCAAAGAGAGGGTTTTCTGATCCAGAATCCGACGAGATATCAGATACAAAACGGAAAACAGATTTCAGTGGTGAAAGGCTCAATATGACACTTGCAGATTACAATGAAGCTCAACAACGAAGGCATGATGAAAAAATGAGCTTGTTAaggcaaacatttttattacaagAACGAGCTTTGGATATACAGAATAAACTTTTGGAGGAAATTGTTAAGAGAGTCAAATGAACTCCAGGTATCCTCCATTTTCATTGCGTAACTATGTAGacttcttttaaataaatagatCTCATTAGTATATCGTTGTTTTAACCTTTATTTCCCATAGGGAAGTTGTGAAAAGTCGAAGTCTTGTTGTTTCAGTATTTTCTTCAATTCCCTCTGCAAAAGATCATGTAAACATTCGCCACTATGTTTGTAGATCCATCGACCCAACTGTCCCTCAGTTGATACAAAATCATAACGTTTAGGTCCACTTGTGGGAGAACTGAGCCAAATCTGTTTGTTGGGTGTCTGACGATTTATAACATAAGTGCCATACTCTTGACCAAATTTAACAGTGAGTACGCCATCctgtaaaattgaaacaaattaagtaaatatttgatttgtatatgaaaatattaaatcaatACTCCATAAGTAACATCGCAGGACGATAAATTTTGAGCATTCTCTGTAAGTTCTTCAAAATAGTCGCACAATGCGTCTAAAGTCTCAGAGCAAACTCGGTCATATGTGTTGCTATCCACAAATGTTGCATTTGTGCCGTTCTTGCTTTCGTTTGTAGACGCAAATGTTCTATGTGTTCGCAATATTTGAGGAAATGAGGAAATTGTATTTATCAGCCTGGGCGATGTCGCTAATTGTCTTCCAAAATTTAGTCTATATAAATTTCGTCCATGATTTTGATTTATACAATTCTTTAACGCACGTAAAACTAATAAACTCGACATTCTCTACAACGATTAAATCAGCTGTTCAAGAACTTATAAACGTCAATCGAAtgaaattgtattaattatttgtaCTGTTGGCAACACTGCAACTTTAATAAGTGACAGACCATTTTGTagaattttgtgggtttttcTGTGGGCAATACCGACGCCAAAAAAATTcgtgaatttaaaaataaaaacttgtacGTGCTAAAGTTTTTTAAGACGTAATGTCACTACCAAGCAATTACAAACAAATTGCTGTTGGTGCGCCTGCAGGACCGCCAACCCCAGCACCTAGTAGCGGCTCTGGAAGTAGTCGCTCGCGTTCTTCGGGTGCTGGTGGAGGTTCAGATCGAAATAAAGATACTACACCAATTTTTACTCATAGTAACTATGGCAATCCCGCTTTTACTCCTCAGAAGGCGGGCAAATCTTCCAGTTCGAAGAATCAGTCTGAGTCTCGTACGCCTAAACCACCAAAGCCTCCAGAGAAGCCTGTGCTGCCATACATGAGATACTCGAAACGTATTTGGGATAGTGTTAAGGCACAATATCCCGACTTAAAATTATGGGAACTAGGGAAGAAGATTGGTGCAATGTGGAAACAGCTAACAGAATCCGAAAAGCAGGAATTTATTGATGAGTATGAGGCCGATAAAGTTGAATACgaaaaagcattaaaaacgTACCACAACTCACCGGCATACCTAACATTTCTCGCTGCTAAGAGCAAAGTTAAAACAGATTCCGATATACATGAGACACCATCTCGATCCAGTGGTAAAAGTCAACAGGAACGAAGGATTGATATACAACCTGCAGAAGACGAAGACGACCAGGATGAGGGATACTCATTCAAGCATGTGGCATATGCCCGCTATTTGCGCAACCATCGGCTTATCAACGAAATATTCTCTGATGCGGTAGTACCGGATGTACGTTCCGTGGTAACTACTCAACGTATGCAAGTATTGAAACGTCAAGTAAGTTCACTTACTATGCATCAAACGAAACTTGAAGCTGAGCTACAACAAATGGAAGAAAAATTTGAGGCCAAAAAACAACGTATGGTAGAATCCAGTGAGGCGTTCCAGGAAGAATTAAAGCGTCACTGCAAACCTGCAGTAGATGAGGACACATTCCAGAAAATGGTAGTAAAAATATACGAGGAAATTAAGCGAGAACGTCAGCGTGTTGATGAACATCCTCCTGGTGGTATTTCTGCTGCGGCTATACCGCATGCGGTGAGCACGTCCAATGAAGATAAAATCGTTTCTCCAACTGTGCAGTCTGGCACTGGTGTTTTGCCATCCTCAGGTAAGTTTAATGACGCATATTAAAACAAATTCGTTCTATTATTTTatccatattaaattttttacattccaaaattttagttaaaaaagatTCAGATATGGCACTCCCAAGTACACAAACACTTCAAACTCCAAGAGATGCGAATGAGTGTGGCAGTAAAACAGAGCCAGAGCCGATGGACATTGAACCAACGCCAAAACCATCAGCACCGTTACCGTCTAGACCAGAGCTACAGAAATCTGTTGGTAAAATGGGAGGGGAATTAATAAAAGAGGCAAATAACAAATCACCAACTTCGTCGAATATAAAATCTGGACAACCCGGTAAAGTACCAACACCAACACCTACACCTACACCACCCCCACAAACGGGTCCAGCAGAAATTGTTGCTGCAAACCATCCTCTTTCATCTGCAGCTGTATCAAATCCACCATCTCAGATAAGTGTACCACCAACACAAACACCACCACCACAAGCTGCAAATCAACAACCGCCCCAACCGCAATCTGCTCAGCAGCCACCGCCAACCCAACCAGTTCCACCAACAATGCCAATGCACCCACATCATCCTCCtccaacacatacacacctacCCCCTCATTTACCTCCACATCAATCCATGTCAGCTATGCCCCCTCATGGTGGTTATGGCAGTTACGCTGCCCCAACCGGGCCTACTCGTTCACCATACTATCAGCCGCAGTATGGAGCACATCCTGCTCAGCCATACGGACAATATGCTCCTTATCCACACTATCAACAACCTTACGGTCCACCCCCCGGCTCACATTATATAAATGCTCGTCCACCACCACAGCACAACGGTTCGCCTGTTCATTATCCGGAGCATGGTGGACCTGTGTCAGCACAACCACAACAGCCCCACGATGTTTATGGTCAACAACCACCTCATAATCCAGTTTTACCACAACAGCAACCTATAACTGGTACAGTCCCACCTTCAGCTGCTGCAGGATCGGGTAACGCAAGTGGATCAACTCCACCTTCTGGCGTTGGTACTACGGGATCTGATGTTGCCAAAAGTGAGATTGAAAAGAAAGATACTGGCGCTGAGTAAATGAGGATAATCTTTGCATGATTAGaagttttatacaattttctcaAACTATTTGCCCATTTTATACTTATGCATAAATACAGAATTTTAGATTGTCTCtaaatgtattaatatattCAGCAATAAAGCTGCcgaaagtaaatataatatgtattaattaTTACTTGTTGGGGAAGATTACTTGATGTTGGACCCTTTGGGCTggaagtatttaattttaccaCACGTTGATTGCATCGCGTtgggtataaaataaaatcgaataaCCATATAAATTAAAGTAAGTCTGGCAAGGCTAGATTTTGCCGGCCCTTTTGTTTTAAGCTTCTACCAACGTCATTTTGCTTTTTGCCAAAAGTGCGAGCGCAACACGAGCGACATACCTTCATTCATTCTTCctatttttgttgaattttcatttcgaaagttttataatttcattaatattcgcAATTGTAAAAAGCGTTtaagaattaaataataaagtgatgtaaatacaagtattagCTTCGCTATTGGTagataaaaagtgaaaaaattgcaagaaaactcaaaaaagtgaaaagtaaCCGCCTTTGCCGATTCCACGCCATTCGTTCGTTATTGCAAACGAACGACTCGTCATTTGTGGCCTTTTGCGTTTTTGTTCTTCTGTTTACGGCTTATACGCCGCTCGTCCATTTACGCAGTGTCAAAGACTAtcggaatttttttatttgtcgagtTGTTTCTGAACAAATTGCTTTAATATCAACGGGGTTTCCTGAAGGATTAATTAATCAGGTAAGTAGCACAAGCTTCATAGTGGTAAATACTAATGGACTTCATTTGTTACGTGACAATGAAAATGTTGAGATGCCAAATTACCGGCAAATTGAATTGTCATTGTGTTCTTGAAACTGCATTTTCTTTTGTAAGCGCCTCCAAATGAGTCATTGGGTTGGACGCGGAAAGCAAGAAAAGTGCAAAGTGTACAATTTACTATGTTAACAAGGCGAAATTtgtatgaaatgaaatgaaacaaTAATGTATTCCAACGGGGCACATCTGCGTGTTCATATAATTACTGCAATAAACTACGAAAAACCCGAATCATCCAAACTTGAAAACATGgaactaaattatttattagttcGTGTGATTTTATGATATGAATCCCGCTGATCCAAGCCAGTCCAGAAACCTAACCTCacttagtatttattttatcctTTATCTAGTCTTCGGAAGTGGGTATATTGATTATTATACCATATTCATAATACGTTAATAGTTTATTATGTGCTTAATATGCGTCAAATGTTTTGTTTGCATTCAATGCATGTATCGATGCATATGTGTGACAATGATTCTCAACGACCTTTATTTTCCCGCTCCAATCTCTGTTGACGTTCTTGTTCGTTTGTAATCCTCTCCACCTTTTGTGGTGAAATACAACGGTCTTAaggttttaatttagttttcgtCGATCATTAGGAAGAaagtaaaatacattttttcttgtctattataaagcccttttgtatcaaaaaagttacaaattcatttaaatagatTATTTCGGTGTTACTTTTAGACAATACtaattttatctaaattttaTGAGCTATGGTGAATATACATGCATAGAATCCAATTCTGACTACTGAAAGATGAATCTCGGTGCATTCATCTGGTAAATGCATACGCCAACAAGAAAGTTGGGGCgttaaatttgtgaaaaagtagTTTTCAAACGAAACAGTGGAATGCTAAAATAAACACAAAGCAGAAGATTATTCATTCACttcaaatattaaacaaaattatgtatgtacacatgtacatacatatgtatatatacaaatttgtggATGCTGCCCTTTGCTCTGACCACCTGTAGGACCGAAATGTCTCGTTGGTTATAGTTGGCATTCATTTTACTTTGTTAATCTACTGTtcattgttattttatattttcatctctttcgcattattattattaaaaactgtgttttctaTTTACTTACGTTGTTGACGGCGTAGAGGGAGCCCAAACAGGCTCGAGTTATTTTGTTTGCAATGAGATAAAATCTGTTGTGATGAGGCCCACTAAAACCTCAGGTGTATATATTGCagcatttatgtataaattgtCAAGACTGTTTTCAATGGGAATGGTGCCAAGGGAAGAGCAATAAATCTGCTACTTataattgctttaattttatttatttatgtttatactttttttttgcatccAGAGTATTAAGTTCTTGCTATTCCTACTTTTTGAACACTTATTGCCGGCTTCGGTTGCTATAGTGCGCTTCCCTTTCCCGCATCAAAATATATTGAAACCAGTTTTGCACGATCTCTGTCTGGTtgcttgtatttttgtttttgaagctgtgaagtatatgtatgtgtatacatatgtatgtacataaaagtgGGAATGTGTATATCTTTCGAGCTTTTTGGGTGTCTCCACACAATACATAGCATACTTATATCTATGTACAAATGTGTGGTTTTATATTTGGAACCTATATTCCTGTGTGTGTGGGATTCACTTTGTGCAAATGCAGGTAAAAACTAATATTACTTACTGTTATTCGTAGAATTCAGAACCAACACACTTTTAATTCGGAATAATGAAGCCAAACGTCTCaggttttttttaaacattattttatttgaacttaTGATATCATGCTACGCATaaagtacatgtacatatgtacatgcatacattattATCTTGCAATTATTGACAGCATCTTCGAATACATGTTTGTATAGCCAtgaatctacatacatacttaagtaGGTATATAATTGAAGTTCATTATGAACCGGTGACATACTCAAGCCACCTGAACCTTCAgttcttttttataaataaaatataattacacaATGTTCTCGTGGatatacaatttatatgcaCATCAACATGTTGTTAAGCGCTAGAGACGATTAGAGAAGAGAAACttttaatataagaaataaaatttcaatggtCTGTAATGGTTTTGTAGCATAACGCTTTACATAAGATGCTGATTgtactacaatatatttatactctaaaAATGCTTAATGTAATGTAATAATGCAGATGATGTATTCAGTATAAATTATTTCTGTATTTAAGCAAAAAGAGAGGAATTTAAAGAGTTTACTGAGATAGATATTATGAAAATGGACGTAGAACTGTGCTGATAATTCACTGGTGATCGTTTGGTACAATTACAAGCACCGACAAGATCACCTGAGAATGCGCATTGTATTATTCTCAACTACGTTTGTAACACCACCTTCTTCACGACTACTGAAAACTTTCCACTACAGCCACATACATTTACAGATGGGCGCGTGTATGTGCGAATATCTACGCTTGTGTATCTGTAGATAAATATGAAGCTTGCTTTTCGTTGCCTTAGCATTTCGGTTAAGGACAGATGAACGAACCaacatacaaaacaaaaaccacgCAAACACACACTGCAAAGAAAAGCTACCACATAGCATACCTATAGACGGAATACCAGCTCATTTAATAGCTTGAAGCTCGGTTGGGGCTGGGTCGTTAATATTCACACATGCTCATACACAAACATttgcgcgtatgtgtgtgtgtctacaaGTGTATGTAGTTTGTGCGAGATTTTAAGCTCCGAGTATGACTTAAAGCGGTTGGAGCGCGCTAAAGCCACATATGTTGAAGGAGAAGTGAATAACAACGCATCCACCGTTGATAGCTCATTGTGTGCTCAATTCACTGAGTTGCCATCAGCTCCTCGCTCGTGGTGGTATCAAATTGCCACGGCTGTCTGTTTCTGTAAGCGATTGTGTAAATGAGAGTGTTGTAGCTTTGACGTTCTACATACTGCTCTCTTTGAAGCACTCGCTTGTTTCCATTAGTTTTCCAAATCGTCATCATTTTGCATTTGACTTTCGTTTCGAGCAGTTTGTTGTGCATCGAGTTTGTGTTCACGTTTTTTCCGTTCGCCGCTGTTTTCCACACAAGtgcaattatttcttttattgctATTGTGTGCTTGTGTGCGTATAGTATTGTTGTGTGAGTGCTtgctttaagttttatttaactCATGacaattgttaaaatattattgtcGTGGTCAAAATTATTCGCATGGAATGTGGTAGTGGTGACTTCCTTCCTCCTTTGTCAAATGgcgataatttaaatattttttgtgtcgttaatttgaatttttttgtatttcgcttTGTGAAGTTCATTCTTCGAAAGTTGTCGTGGCGTGTCGTTGCAATCACTTGTTGAgaaagtgaaaaacaaaaaaaaaaaagcagaagCGAGTAAGGTCGGCGTGGTTGGTTGCCGCGAAAAAGtattttgtaatttccagcaGTGGGCAACGACAGCAATAGATGAGGCAGTGTGGCATTGACTTCTGGGACTTGTCTGCGTACTGATAGTGTATATTTGGCCTGTCTTCGACCCGAGAAGAGTGCCTTTTTAAGTCATACTGTTGCTGTTTGCTGCCGTGCTTAATCATATTTTAGCATACTTGcaaatgttattaatttttttaaattttttagcagtttgttaaaaaatggaaaaatgcaATTGTTTCTTCCCGTCACCATTTTTAATCGTGAAATGCCTAGTTAAGCTTATTGCTAACCGGAACTCGCTACATTGTTGCAAGTGgctaaattaaagttaaaatgtGGAAATAAAtggacataaaaaattataaatgccgTGACCAACAAAGTCGCGTTAAAATAACGGGACGCTCTGATATTTCCCGGTAAAACAGggttatttgtatatactttgGTGTCTGGTGAactgagttttttttttcaataaaacaaggGAAAAAATGAAGTGTGTCATAGTTAAATATAAGCCTATTGAAAATCAAAAGCATAATTAGATTTTTTTAGTTTGCAGTAATTGAAATATGTTTGCTACTGTAAGTGCAGCATATCCTTGattaaaaattgtggaaaaCACCATTGAAAGCTCCTGTGATATtaacgaaaaataataaaagcttcACATCAAAATCATAGCAGTTAGCGCTTTAACTTGTAAGTATTACTTCCATACATTTACCATTTATAGATTACACAATATCCTCACACGGATTTGTTGGCCAATGCGTTTCGTAAAGATGTCCTTTGGGGTTAAGACACGGCAACATCTTTAGCAAATTTGTACCTATGATACTATGATTAGGATCGTTAGGCTGCGGAGGATAACGAGAAGCATTCCGCTAACTGCGAATGCattacattttctttaaaatatctgTCTGCTAATGtctcatatttgtaaaatacaTAACTTATAAACCAAACTTTCGGATGGTTTTGGTTCGATCACAAAAAAGAAGTAAAAGGTGCACGGTGCACTGTCAATACTTCTGGTAGCAAATGCTAGTCTTAgttcaatattatatttcattccTTATTATCCTATCATTATTTCATCCATAGAGTTTCTCTCTTCGGCTAGAGAGCGACCATCTAAACCGTTTCGCCGTTTCGATGGAACCCTTGCCACGACCCTTCGCAACttcgattttaattaaatttgtattttttttttgtaacttaaaCTCATTTAATAACATCTGGAACAAATATTGTTTTCAGTGTTTTTAAACAATACACGTGCTGCTAGCTTTTCTTCAATATTAGCTCAACCTAATTAGGCAAAAAATCAGgttgaaataatttataatttttccttaggcgtatatgtatgtgtacatacagtGTTGGAAACAATAGTAGAAACAATCCGGTTGCGTTCGTTGTctttaattatttcttaaagaattaaactaatattcagttaaattttctttttttacacaGAAGGAGTATAAGAaactagatttttttttaaatttctgttaacagaatattataaaaataaatttaatttttgcgctTTGAAAAAATACTGGAAACCAAACGCTTAAAATAAAGTAACACTggactaaaattattttattaaaatacatatttaattaatattta
The sequence above is drawn from the Bactrocera oleae isolate idBacOlea1 chromosome 5, idBacOlea1, whole genome shotgun sequence genome and encodes:
- the fh gene encoding frataxin homolog, mitochondrial, which codes for MSSLLVLRALKNCINQNHGRNLYRLNFGRQLATSPRLINTISSFPQILRTHRTFASTNESKNGTNATFVDSNTYDRVCSETLDALCDYFEELTENAQNLSSCDVTYGDGVLTVKFGQEYGTYVINRQTPNKQIWLSSPTSGPKRYDFVSTEGQLGRWIYKHSGECLHDLLQRELKKILKQQDFDFSQLPYGK
- the Bap111 gene encoding SWI/SNF-related matrix-associated actin-dependent regulator of chromatin subfamily E member 1; this translates as MSLPSNYKQIAVGAPAGPPTPAPSSGSGSSRSRSSGAGGGSDRNKDTTPIFTHSNYGNPAFTPQKAGKSSSSKNQSESRTPKPPKPPEKPVLPYMRYSKRIWDSVKAQYPDLKLWELGKKIGAMWKQLTESEKQEFIDEYEADKVEYEKALKTYHNSPAYLTFLAAKSKVKTDSDIHETPSRSSGKSQQERRIDIQPAEDEDDQDEGYSFKHVAYARYLRNHRLINEIFSDAVVPDVRSVVTTQRMQVLKRQVSSLTMHQTKLEAELQQMEEKFEAKKQRMVESSEAFQEELKRHCKPAVDEDTFQKMVVKIYEEIKRERQRVDEHPPGGISAAAIPHAVSTSNEDKIVSPTVQSGTGVLPSSVKKDSDMALPSTQTLQTPRDANECGSKTEPEPMDIEPTPKPSAPLPSRPELQKSVGKMGGELIKEANNKSPTSSNIKSGQPGKVPTPTPTPTPPPQTGPAEIVAANHPLSSAAVSNPPSQISVPPTQTPPPQAANQQPPQPQSAQQPPPTQPVPPTMPMHPHHPPPTHTHLPPHLPPHQSMSAMPPHGGYGSYAAPTGPTRSPYYQPQYGAHPAQPYGQYAPYPHYQQPYGPPPGSHYINARPPPQHNGSPVHYPEHGGPVSAQPQQPHDVYGQQPPHNPVLPQQQPITGTVPPSAAAGSGNASGSTPPSGVGTTGSDVAKSEIEKKDTGAE